From Salmo salar chromosome ssa04, Ssal_v3.1, whole genome shotgun sequence, one genomic window encodes:
- the LOC106603290 gene encoding A-kinase anchor protein 1, mitochondrial isoform X1 — protein MVLRLQSVLVLSLSGVLAFLGLWWYASRKKEQPTDKDKTTTDQVHLSSSTRGIGVVENGHSTGTDRDRHAVRKRSLVEQELVDCTNTQAAAKLGNVPLCQSQPEERVVAAECLSRGLDTATVKPVTERTESSAQVLPETAPKSQAQGGPEKDIALQRKHQPSEEQVSSICDLGSNPNPGESAGLKPHAPPLSETLEDTTNRTFNKEAAEEVQLVPGEVRLDPEGEVGEDKITFCFAEMNPQTDLAENCLLSKDNLSILPAVEEPTCESSLQDDTCLASPINLLTSQVSPSRQPLGILRSPQKKDQSEECELSRSNTEEINQLASSLITDVVSVAVSQVLKEKTLLEHNVSPLCNRDLFTSPDIISMGNSETGREMPGLLQEDKCSTTGRENICSSPIVYEDMKHDCSSRAETEQAELAEEDSAVGDSGSSSGHSEESSSGEDSSPSVSPQPPRGPAEGLGATSVSLPSGHRTEEVAVPGSGVNSMDSVDRYVEHEARDNQHINSPSPLSQLLNTDQQIEKYVQCYNSIQPPTVWDIEVPKHLVGRLIGKQGRYVSYLKETSGANIFIATLPYTQEFQICHIEGSKEQVDCALELIRKKFKDLDVTRCYVQSPVASLPSLPITSWLLLPHRVTVEVTVIQVASGNYVFLQQHTHPTFHALRSLDQQMSLCYSHPGCPHLPAPVEVGVICAAQMPEGAWWRAQVMCYYEETKEVELCYVDYGGYVMVKIDTLRQIRSDFVALPFQGSEAILEHIAPLPGEEGFSAAAKSALEEMTQGLPLLAQVTDCHTSGIPLVQIWKTEGEQLVSVNRALVDSGLCSWVDCL, from the exons ATGGTGCTAAGGCTTCAATCCGTTCTGGTCCTCTCCCTGTCGGGAGTGTTGGCTTTCCTAGGCCTGTGGTGGTACGCCTCTCGGAAGAAAGAACAACCCACTGACAAGGATAAGACGACCACAGACCAGGTGCACCTgtcctcctccaccagaggtatcGGTGTTGTGGAGAACGGCCACTCCACTGGGACAGATCGGGACAGGCACGCAGTGAGGAAGAGGTCGTTAGTGGAACAGGAGCTTGTTGATTGTACAAACACACAAGCGGCAGCAAAGCTGGGTAACGTCCCACTCTGCCAATCACAACCAGAGGAAAGGGTTGTGGCTGCAGAGTGTCTGAGTAGAGGCCTCGATACTGCTACTGTGAAGCCCGTTACGGAAAGAACTGAATCTTCAGCTCAAGTACTCCCAGAGACTGCACCTAAGAGCCAAGCCCAGGGGGGACCTGAGAAGGATATAGCATTACAAAGGAAACACCAGCCATCTGAGGAACAAGTTTCTTCTATCTGTGACCTAggctctaatcctaaccctggtGAGAGTGCAGGCCTAAAGCCACACGCACCGCCACTCTCTGAGACACTGGAGGACACTACAAACAGAACTTTCAACAAAGAGGCTGCAGAGGAGGTTCAACTAGTCCCAGGGGAGGTTAGACTGGacccagagggagaggttggagaaGACAAGATTACATTTTGTTTTGCAGAGATGAATCCTCAAACCGATCTGGCTGAGAACTGCCTCCTCTCCAAAGACAACCTGTCTATCCTGCCTGCTGTGGAAGAACCAACCTGTGAGTCAAGTCTACAGGATGACACCTGTCTGGCTTCCCCCATCAACCTCCTTACCAGTCAGGTGTCCCCCTCAAGGCAGCCATTGGGCATTCTGAGGTCACCTCAGAAGAAAGACCAGTCTGAGGAGTGTGAACTTAGCAGGAGTAACACAGAGGAAATTAACCAGCTGGCGTCAAGTCTGATTACTGACGTGGTCTCAGTAGCAGTGAGTCAAGTCCTGAAGGAAAAGACCCTGCTAGAACATAATGTTAGTCCTCTCTGTAACAGGGACCTCTTCACATCCCCAGATATCATCTCAATGGGTAACagtgagactgggagagagatgcCTGGTCTATTGCAGGAGGATAAGTGTTCAACAACTGGCAGGGAGAACATATGTTCATCTCCTATAGTCTATGAGGATATGAAACATGACTGCAGCAGTAGAGCTGAGACTGAGCAGGCAGAGCTAGCAGAAGAAGATTCTGCAGTGGGTGATTCTGGCTCCAGCTCAGGTCATTCTGAGGAGAGCTCCAGTGGCGAGGACTCGAGCCCCAGTGTGAGCCCGCAACCACCCAGGGGACCCGCTGAAGGACTGGGGGCCACCAGCGTGTCCCTCCCTAGCGGTCACAGGACAGAGGAGGTGGCTGTTCCAG GCTCTGGTGTGAACAGCATGGACTCTGTAGACCGTTACGTTGAACACGAAGCCAGGGACAACCAGCATATCAACAGTCCAAGTCCGCTAAGTCAACTGCTGAACACCGATCAGCAAATTGAAAAATACGTCCAGTGTTACAACAGCATTCAGCCACCGACTGTTTGGGACATAGAGGTGCCAAAG CATCTTGTTGGGAGATTGATTGGGAAGCAGGGGCGATATGTGAGTTACCTGAAGGAGACATCCGGAGCAAACATCTTCATCGCCACCCTGCCTTACACCCAGGAGTTCCAGATCTGCCACATAGAGG GGTCAAAGGAGCAGGTGGATTGTGCTCTGGAGCTGATCAGGAAGAAGTTCAAAGATCTGGATGTGACCAGATGTTATGTCCAATCTCCAGTGGCCAGCCTGCCCTCTCTCCCAATCACATCCTGG ctgctgcTTCCCCATAGGGTGACAGTTGAGGTAACCGTGATCCAAGTAGCCTCTGGGAACTATGTGTTCctccagcagcacacacaccccaccttccatgcTCTCCGCAGCCTGGACCAACAGATGAGCTTGTGTTACTCTCACCCAGGGTGCCCTCACTTGCCGGCCCCAGTGGAA gtgggagTGATCTGTGCTGCCCAGATGCCTGAGGGAGCCTGGTGGAGAGCGCAGGTGATGTGTTACTATGAAGAAACCAAGGAGGTGGAGCTCTGCTATGTGGACTATGGAGGCTATGTCATGGTGAAGATCGACACCCTCCGCCAGATCAG ATCAGACTTTGTTGCCTTACCTTTCCAAGGATCTGAGGCGATCCTGGAACATATTGCACCCCTTCCAG GAGAAGAAGGATTCTCCGCTGCAGCCAAATCTGCACTGGAGGAAATGACACAAGGATTGCCACTACTTGCACAG GTCACAGACTGTCACACCAGTGGCATTCCCTTGGTACAGATATGGAAAACTGAAGGAGAACAG TTGGTGTCTGTGAACCGTGCTCTGGTGGATAGCGGACTGTGTAGCTGGGTAGACTGCCTCTGA
- the LOC106603290 gene encoding A-kinase anchor protein 1, mitochondrial isoform X2 — protein sequence MVLRLQSVLVLSLSGVLAFLGLWWYASRKKEQPTDKDKTTTDQVHLSSSTRGIGVVENGHSTGTDRDRHAVRKRSLVEQELVDCTNTQAAAKLGNVPLCQSQPEERVVAAECLSRGLDTATVKPVTERTESSAQVLPETAPKSQAQGGPEKDIALQRKHQPSEEQVSSICDLGSNPNPGESAGLKPHAPPLSETLEDTTNRTFNKEAAEEVQLVPGEVRLDPEGEVGEDKITFCFAEMNPQTDLAENCLLSKDNLSILPAVEEPTCESSLQDDTCLASPINLLTSQVSPSRQPLGILRSPQKKDQSEECELSRSNTEEINQLASSLITDVVSVAVSQVLKEKTLLEHNVSPLCNRDLFTSPDIISMGNSETGREMPGLLQEDKCSTTGRENICSSPIVYEDMKHDCSSRAETEQAELAEEDSAVGDSGSSSGHSEESSSGEDSSPSVSPQPPRGPAEGLGATSVSLPSGHRTEEVAVPGSGVNSMDSVDRYVEHEARDNQHINSPSPLSQLLNTDQQIEKYVQCYNSIQPPTVWDIEVPKHLVGRLIGKQGRYVSYLKETSGANIFIATLPYTQEFQICHIEGSKEQVDCALELIRKKFKDLDVTRCYVQSPVASLPSLPITSWLLLPHRVTVEVTVIQVASGNYVFLQQHTHPTFHALRSLDQQMSLCYSHPGCPHLPAPVEVGVICAAQMPEGAWWRAQVMCYYEETKEVELCYVDYGGYVMVKIDTLRQIRSDFVALPFQGSEAILEHIAPLPGEEGFSAAAKSALEEMTQGLPLLAQVTDCHTSGIPLVQIWKTEGEQLVSVNRALVDSGLCSWVDCL from the exons ATGGTGCTAAGGCTTCAATCCGTTCTGGTCCTCTCCCTGTCGGGAGTGTTGGCTTTCCTAGGCCTGTGGTGGTACGCCTCTCGGAAGAAAGAACAACCCACTGACAAGGATAAGACGACCACAGACCAGGTGCACCTgtcctcctccaccagaggtatcGGTGTTGTGGAGAACGGCCACTCCACTGGGACAGATCGGGACAGGCACGCAGTGAGGAAGAGGTCGTTAGTGGAACAGGAGCTTGTTGATTGTACAAACACACAAGCGGCAGCAAAGCTGGGTAACGTCCCACTCTGCCAATCACAACCAGAGGAAAGGGTTGTGGCTGCAGAGTGTCTGAGTAGAGGCCTCGATACTGCTACTGTGAAGCCCGTTACGGAAAGAACTGAATCTTCAGCTCAAGTACTCCCAGAGACTGCACCTAAGAGCCAAGCCCAGGGGGGACCTGAGAAGGATATAGCATTACAAAGGAAACACCAGCCATCTGAGGAACAAGTTTCTTCTATCTGTGACCTAggctctaatcctaaccctggtGAGAGTGCAGGCCTAAAGCCACACGCACCGCCACTCTCTGAGACACTGGAGGACACTACAAACAGAACTTTCAACAAAGAGGCTGCAGAGGAGGTTCAACTAGTCCCAGGGGAGGTTAGACTGGacccagagggagaggttggagaaGACAAGATTACATTTTGTTTTGCAGAGATGAATCCTCAAACCGATCTGGCTGAGAACTGCCTCCTCTCCAAAGACAACCTGTCTATCCTGCCTGCTGTGGAAGAACCAACCTGTGAGTCAAGTCTACAGGATGACACCTGTCTGGCTTCCCCCATCAACCTCCTTACCAGTCAGGTGTCCCCCTCAAGGCAGCCATTGGGCATTCTGAGGTCACCTCAGAAGAAAGACCAGTCTGAGGAGTGTGAACTTAGCAGGAGTAACACAGAGGAAATTAACCAGCTGGCGTCAAGTCTGATTACTGACGTGGTCTCAGTAGCAGTGAGTCAAGTCCTGAAGGAAAAGACCCTGCTAGAACATAATGTTAGTCCTCTCTGTAACAGGGACCTCTTCACATCCCCAGATATCATCTCAATGGGTAACagtgagactgggagagagatgcCTGGTCTATTGCAGGAGGATAAGTGTTCAACAACTGGCAGGGAGAACATATGTTCATCTCCTATAGTCTATGAGGATATGAAACATGACTGCAGCAGTAGAGCTGAGACTGAGCAGGCAGAGCTAGCAGAAGAAGATTCTGCAGTGGGTGATTCTGGCTCCAGCTCAGGTCATTCTGAGGAGAGCTCCAGTGGCGAGGACTCGAGCCCCAGTGTGAGCCCGCAACCACCCAGGGGACCCGCTGAAGGACTGGGGGCCACCAGCGTGTCCCTCCCTAGCGGTCACAGGACAGAGGAGGTGGCTGTTCCAG GCTCTGGTGTGAACAGCATGGACTCTGTAGACCGTTACGTTGAACACGAAGCCAGGGACAACCAGCATATCAACAGTCCAAGTCCGCTAAGTCAACTGCTGAACACCGATCAGCAAATTGAAAAATACGTCCAGTGTTACAACAGCATTCAGCCACCGACTGTTTGGGACATAGAGGTGCCAAAG CATCTTGTTGGGAGATTGATTGGGAAGCAGGGGCGATATGTGAGTTACCTGAAGGAGACATCCGGAGCAAACATCTTCATCGCCACCCTGCCTTACACCCAGGAGTTCCAGATCTGCCACATAGAGG GGTCAAAGGAGCAGGTGGATTGTGCTCTGGAGCTGATCAGGAAGAAGTTCAAAGATCTGGATGTGACCAGATGTTATGTCCAATCTCCAGTGGCCAGCCTGCCCTCTCTCCCAATCACATCCTGG ctgctgcTTCCCCATAGGGTGACAGTTGAGGTAACCGTGATCCAAGTAGCCTCTGGGAACTATGTGTTCctccagcagcacacacaccccaccttccatgcTCTCCGCAGCCTGGACCAACAGATGAGCTTGTGTTACTCTCACCCAGGGTGCCCTCACTTGCCGGCCCCAGTGGAAG tgggagTGATCTGTGCTGCCCAGATGCCTGAGGGAGCCTGGTGGAGAGCGCAGGTGATGTGTTACTATGAAGAAACCAAGGAGGTGGAGCTCTGCTATGTGGACTATGGAGGCTATGTCATGGTGAAGATCGACACCCTCCGCCAGATCAG ATCAGACTTTGTTGCCTTACCTTTCCAAGGATCTGAGGCGATCCTGGAACATATTGCACCCCTTCCAG GAGAAGAAGGATTCTCCGCTGCAGCCAAATCTGCACTGGAGGAAATGACACAAGGATTGCCACTACTTGCACAG GTCACAGACTGTCACACCAGTGGCATTCCCTTGGTACAGATATGGAAAACTGAAGGAGAACAG TTGGTGTCTGTGAACCGTGCTCTGGTGGATAGCGGACTGTGTAGCTGGGTAGACTGCCTCTGA